Proteins co-encoded in one Opitutus terrae PB90-1 genomic window:
- a CDS encoding periplasmic heavy metal sensor: MKLKATLVLFAAVTAGASGFAWRAIRPGEKPVVAERELQWLQREFRLSDDATLRIAALHRRYTTDCESQWLTLQASQAELARLMQSGRGMTPELAAALDRSSAMVAECQRRMAQHFLEVAAIMPPGTSERYIAVMTPVATHPEQGWRNAMH; this comes from the coding sequence GTGAAACTGAAAGCAACACTTGTATTGTTCGCCGCTGTGACGGCTGGCGCCAGCGGGTTCGCATGGCGCGCCATACGTCCCGGCGAAAAACCTGTCGTAGCCGAACGGGAGCTGCAGTGGTTGCAGCGTGAGTTTCGATTGAGTGACGATGCGACCTTGCGCATCGCGGCCCTGCACCGTCGCTACACGACTGACTGCGAGTCGCAGTGGCTCACGCTTCAGGCGAGTCAGGCCGAATTAGCTCGTTTGATGCAAAGCGGCCGGGGCATGACCCCCGAGCTGGCGGCGGCGTTGGATCGGTCCAGCGCGATGGTTGCCGAATGTCAACGCCGGATGGCCCAACACTTCCTGGAAGTGGCGGCAATAATGCCCCCGGGAACAAGTGAGCGCTACATCGCGGTGATGACGCCCGTGGCCACGCATCCTGAACAGGGATGGCGAAACGCCATGCATTGA
- a CDS encoding DUF2231 domain-containing protein yields the protein MAPLEFLGRLHPIVLHVPLTLLVLGGLVEGARRVRDTPFRKATSHWLFGWGAAFAVVAAATGWLLAANESVRSDQRGTLEWHRWLGVAAVVGAILVWLTNRWETRSPRLYRLRLPLAVFTAGAVIATGHFGGALIWGHDWF from the coding sequence ATGGCTCCACTCGAATTTCTAGGGCGACTGCATCCAATCGTCCTGCATGTGCCGTTGACGCTACTTGTGCTGGGCGGTTTGGTCGAAGGCGCCCGACGCGTTCGCGATACACCGTTTCGAAAGGCAACGTCGCACTGGCTGTTCGGTTGGGGCGCTGCTTTCGCGGTCGTGGCCGCGGCGACAGGCTGGCTACTCGCCGCTAACGAATCCGTGCGATCTGACCAGCGCGGCACGTTGGAGTGGCATCGCTGGTTAGGAGTCGCTGCCGTTGTCGGAGCGATTCTGGTATGGCTCACCAACCGATGGGAGACGAGGTCGCCTAGACTGTATCGGTTGCGACTTCCCCTGGCGGTGTTTACCGCTGGCGCCGTGATCGCGACCGGGCATTTTGGCGGAGCGCTGATCTGGGGACACGATTGGTTCTGA
- a CDS encoding TolC family protein, with the protein MKHSSHPPLSFSLSVFLLGTTPLFAQNSPPEPAPVPLPTLVAEIAANNPELKFYEAEISGAKAGIRGAASLNDPEVSLDLGRKRVKDPTGTLAGEGTAWSVSVTQTFEWPGRLALRKAIANRNVELAELGYARFQNALAARARTLAYSLHVANAEAAAIREVADRFAALKETFLARDSAGITPLLETRVIEAGELALQRRATEAELALQAALIELNQLRGAAPGAPLRVSAPALTFNNPPATEALLAAARENNFEFKIKRVELEQQGYQVRLARNERYPAISVSPFYSQEKAGDRETVVGLGLSVPLPITSRSRSAVDVAESRRRQAETAALIAQRELEREVLTAANVFTTKLAESRRWAPDSVKKFREAAELADRHYRLGAVPIATYVELQNSYLDAVEALLDTQREALEAGLKLQQLTGVDFNPVEITP; encoded by the coding sequence ATGAAGCATTCTTCCCATCCACCGTTATCGTTTTCACTCAGCGTGTTCCTGCTCGGCACCACGCCCCTATTCGCGCAGAATTCGCCGCCAGAGCCGGCGCCGGTGCCGCTCCCGACGCTGGTCGCCGAGATCGCCGCCAACAACCCCGAACTGAAATTCTATGAAGCCGAGATTTCCGGAGCGAAAGCCGGCATCCGCGGAGCTGCCTCGCTCAATGATCCCGAAGTCTCTCTCGATCTTGGCCGCAAACGAGTCAAAGACCCGACCGGCACTCTCGCCGGTGAGGGCACGGCATGGTCGGTTTCAGTCACTCAGACGTTCGAATGGCCGGGTCGGCTCGCCCTGCGGAAGGCGATTGCGAACCGCAACGTGGAACTCGCCGAACTGGGCTACGCTCGTTTCCAGAATGCGCTCGCCGCCCGCGCCCGGACGCTTGCCTATAGCCTGCACGTAGCCAACGCCGAAGCGGCGGCGATCCGGGAGGTCGCAGACCGATTTGCCGCGCTGAAGGAAACGTTTCTCGCGCGCGATTCGGCCGGCATCACGCCGTTGCTCGAAACGCGCGTCATCGAGGCGGGTGAACTCGCGCTTCAGCGCCGCGCGACCGAGGCGGAGCTCGCTTTGCAGGCCGCATTGATCGAATTGAACCAGCTTCGCGGCGCCGCGCCCGGCGCGCCGCTGCGCGTGTCGGCCCCGGCGCTCACGTTCAACAATCCTCCGGCCACGGAGGCGCTGCTGGCTGCGGCGCGAGAGAACAATTTCGAATTCAAGATCAAGCGGGTCGAACTGGAGCAACAGGGCTATCAGGTGCGTCTCGCCCGCAACGAGCGCTACCCCGCAATCAGCGTGAGTCCGTTTTACTCGCAGGAAAAGGCCGGCGATCGCGAGACCGTGGTCGGACTCGGACTCAGCGTGCCGCTGCCGATTACGAGTCGGTCGCGCAGTGCGGTTGATGTCGCCGAGTCGCGTCGTCGCCAGGCGGAGACCGCAGCGCTCATTGCGCAGCGCGAACTCGAACGCGAGGTGCTGACGGCCGCGAACGTCTTCACCACGAAGCTCGCGGAGTCGCGCCGTTGGGCGCCCGATTCCGTGAAGAAATTCCGCGAGGCCGCCGAGCTGGCGGACCGCCACTATCGCCTCGGCGCGGTGCCGATCGCGACTTATGTCGAACTGCAAAATAGCTATCTGGACGCCGTGGAGGCACTGCTGGACACGCAGCGCGAAGCGCTCGAAGCAGGACTGAAATTGCAGCAGCTCACGGGCGTGGACTTCAACCCCGTGGAGATCACGCCATGA
- a CDS encoding efflux RND transporter periplasmic adaptor subunit gives MSRVRFFLLVASACVALGVTGCGEKKAPSAHGNDEKEAEGHAHGEAESEAGASFKDGQGLSLAPATREAIGVKTAEVEERKLARAFTVTATVFDAGPPARALTLVPPELADELERLQPSEAKVLSVRRDISTALTQIEVVLALPGSPKVGTTREVAFRGAERTIAAVPRSALLRSATGTFVYVVNGAHLLRTAVKTGASDDNFIEITDGLYSGDMIAVSAVEELWLTELRLTKGGGHSH, from the coding sequence ATGAGCCGAGTGCGATTTTTTCTGCTCGTTGCCTCTGCGTGCGTCGCGCTGGGTGTGACGGGCTGCGGCGAAAAGAAGGCGCCGAGCGCTCATGGCAACGACGAGAAGGAAGCGGAGGGTCATGCTCACGGCGAAGCCGAAAGCGAAGCCGGAGCTTCCTTCAAGGACGGCCAAGGATTGAGCCTTGCTCCCGCCACGCGAGAGGCGATTGGCGTCAAGACCGCGGAGGTCGAGGAGCGGAAACTCGCGCGCGCGTTCACCGTAACCGCCACGGTTTTCGATGCCGGGCCGCCGGCCCGCGCGCTCACGCTGGTTCCCCCTGAGCTGGCGGACGAACTCGAACGATTGCAGCCGAGCGAGGCGAAAGTCCTATCGGTTCGCCGCGACATCTCGACCGCGTTGACTCAAATCGAAGTCGTTCTCGCGCTGCCCGGCTCACCCAAAGTGGGCACCACGCGGGAAGTCGCGTTTCGGGGTGCGGAGCGCACGATTGCAGCTGTGCCGCGCTCAGCCCTTTTGCGCAGCGCCACCGGCACCTTCGTCTACGTCGTCAACGGCGCCCATCTCTTGCGCACCGCCGTGAAGACCGGTGCGAGTGACGACAACTTCATCGAAATCACCGACGGACTCTACAGCGGCGACATGATCGCCGTATCGGCCGTCGAGGAACTCTGGCTTACCGAGCTACGCCTCACCAAGGGCGGCGGGCATAGCCACTAA
- a CDS encoding efflux RND transporter permease subunit: MIDRILEFSLRQRTFVVLGAIALLGAGIWAATRLPIDAVPDITNVQVQINTEVKGLAPEEIEKLVTFPIEMEMSGIQGMTELRSLSKTGLSQVTLIFDENADIYRARQLVSERLQNAVDDLPKNISPKLAPITTGLSDIFYYVVDYTDDAKNKAATRAEQLMELELIHDFVVKPQLRTVPGVAEINASGGYEKQIVVQPKPDALLAAGVTLTDLAEIIGENVENAGGGSVQIGGEQISIRTEGRVQNSEEIANLPVKFRGSLATPLLVSDVAEVGIGSSVRTGTATHNGREALLGAALMLAGENSRIVAKRVADKLVEIGPKLPPGVEITTVYDRTDVVERTIGTVEKNLFEGAIFVVVVLLALLGNWRAAIIVSLAIPLSFLFAITGMVRFGVSGNLMSLGAVDFGLIIDGAVVMVENIVRRLAVRQHEVHRVLTRDERMHTVLAAAKEVGRPTFFGVLIITIVYVPILSLTGIEGKTFKPMAFTVIFALVGALILALTLMPVLCSFLLRGKIAEKDNLVIRFAKRIYEPTLRAALRLRWVLVAGAIGLFALSMVVFNRLGAEFVPQLDEGSFATFMIRTNSIGLDASLAMQQRGERLLREKFPQVTHTFSRIGTAEIATDPMGVNVADTYIFYKPLDEWPQDEHGHTPTKDEVADQMAAVLAANLPGESHLFSQPIEMRFNEILEGTRADIAVKVYGEDFGQIERIATEVREILESVPGAADVEFDALGKAPMLEIKLKRDAMTRFNIHAAEVNAAVSTALAGEEAGVVIDGNRRYPIVVRLPENLRVALDELKHLPLRSAHAEGVITLGQVADFVVNEKVNAIAREFGQRRAAIMVNLRGRDVESFVREAQERINGTVKLPPGYSIDFGGQFKNLQEARARLAIIVPVALGVIFLLIFFAFGSLRQSLIVYTGIPLAVTGGVFALWLRGLPFSISAGIGFIALSGVAVLNGVMMVSYFNELREQGRNVRDAVLEGALTRLRPVLMTALVASLGFLPMAIATGPGAEVQRPLATVVIGGIISATFLTLLLLPALYERFERDRTDSAPPPASKSSGGHV, translated from the coding sequence ATGATCGACAGAATTTTGGAATTTTCCCTCCGTCAGCGCACCTTCGTAGTGCTCGGAGCGATCGCGCTCCTGGGCGCCGGCATTTGGGCGGCTACACGCCTGCCCATCGATGCGGTGCCCGACATCACCAACGTGCAGGTGCAAATCAACACCGAGGTGAAAGGCCTCGCGCCAGAGGAAATCGAGAAGCTCGTCACATTTCCCATCGAGATGGAGATGAGCGGCATTCAAGGCATGACCGAGCTGCGTTCGCTCTCCAAGACCGGCCTTTCGCAAGTGACGCTGATCTTCGACGAGAACGCCGACATCTATCGCGCGCGGCAGTTGGTGAGCGAACGTCTGCAGAACGCCGTCGACGACCTCCCAAAAAATATTTCACCCAAGCTCGCGCCGATCACCACCGGACTGAGCGACATTTTCTATTACGTGGTCGACTACACCGACGACGCGAAGAACAAGGCCGCGACGCGCGCCGAGCAGCTCATGGAACTCGAGTTGATCCACGATTTCGTGGTGAAGCCACAGCTCCGCACGGTTCCGGGTGTCGCGGAGATCAACGCGTCGGGTGGCTACGAGAAACAAATCGTGGTGCAGCCGAAGCCGGATGCCTTGCTGGCGGCCGGCGTGACTCTCACGGATCTCGCCGAGATCATCGGCGAGAATGTCGAGAACGCCGGCGGCGGCTCGGTGCAGATTGGCGGAGAGCAAATCTCGATCCGCACCGAAGGCCGCGTGCAAAACTCCGAGGAAATCGCGAACTTGCCGGTGAAGTTTCGCGGCTCATTGGCCACACCGCTCCTCGTCAGTGATGTGGCGGAAGTCGGCATCGGCAGCAGCGTCCGAACCGGCACGGCGACCCACAACGGCCGCGAGGCGCTCCTTGGCGCCGCGCTGATGCTCGCCGGTGAAAACAGCCGGATTGTAGCGAAACGAGTCGCGGACAAGCTCGTGGAAATCGGCCCCAAGCTGCCGCCCGGGGTCGAGATCACGACGGTTTACGATCGCACCGATGTCGTCGAACGCACGATCGGGACGGTGGAGAAGAACCTTTTCGAGGGCGCGATCTTCGTCGTGGTGGTGCTGCTTGCACTCCTCGGAAACTGGCGGGCGGCAATCATTGTGTCGCTCGCGATCCCGCTCTCGTTCCTATTCGCCATCACTGGAATGGTGCGCTTCGGCGTCTCGGGCAACCTGATGAGCCTCGGTGCCGTGGATTTCGGGCTGATCATCGATGGCGCTGTCGTGATGGTCGAAAACATCGTGCGGCGGCTCGCAGTGCGACAGCATGAGGTGCATCGCGTGCTTACCCGCGACGAGCGGATGCACACGGTGCTGGCTGCGGCCAAGGAGGTCGGCCGACCGACCTTCTTCGGCGTGCTTATCATCACGATCGTCTATGTGCCCATCCTTTCGCTGACGGGCATCGAAGGAAAGACGTTCAAGCCGATGGCATTCACGGTCATTTTCGCGCTGGTCGGGGCGCTCATCCTGGCGCTCACGCTGATGCCGGTTCTCTGCTCCTTCCTCCTGCGCGGGAAAATCGCGGAGAAGGACAATCTGGTGATCCGCTTCGCGAAACGAATTTACGAGCCGACGCTGCGCGCGGCGCTGCGGCTGCGGTGGGTGCTCGTGGCGGGGGCAATCGGGCTCTTTGCCCTTTCCATGGTGGTGTTCAATCGGCTGGGCGCGGAATTCGTGCCTCAGCTCGATGAAGGCTCGTTTGCAACGTTCATGATCCGAACAAACAGCATCGGATTGGATGCGTCCCTGGCAATGCAGCAGCGGGGCGAGCGTCTGTTGCGCGAGAAATTCCCGCAGGTCACACACACCTTCTCGCGCATCGGAACAGCGGAAATCGCCACCGATCCGATGGGCGTAAACGTCGCCGACACCTACATCTTCTACAAGCCGCTCGACGAGTGGCCACAGGATGAACACGGCCACACGCCGACAAAAGACGAGGTGGCCGACCAGATGGCGGCCGTCCTGGCCGCGAATCTCCCGGGCGAATCGCACCTCTTTTCGCAGCCGATTGAGATGCGCTTCAACGAAATCCTCGAAGGCACGCGCGCGGACATTGCGGTGAAGGTTTACGGTGAAGACTTCGGGCAGATCGAGCGGATCGCCACGGAGGTGCGCGAGATCTTGGAAAGCGTGCCCGGAGCGGCGGACGTGGAATTCGATGCGCTGGGTAAAGCGCCGATGCTTGAAATCAAGCTCAAGCGCGACGCGATGACGCGTTTCAATATTCATGCCGCCGAAGTAAACGCCGCAGTTTCTACTGCACTGGCCGGCGAGGAGGCCGGGGTGGTCATCGATGGCAATCGTCGTTACCCGATCGTTGTCCGGCTACCGGAGAACCTGCGTGTGGCACTCGATGAACTGAAGCACTTGCCGCTGCGGTCAGCGCACGCGGAAGGCGTGATCACGCTTGGTCAGGTGGCTGACTTTGTCGTTAACGAAAAGGTCAATGCCATCGCCCGCGAGTTCGGCCAACGACGGGCCGCGATCATGGTGAACCTTCGCGGCCGAGATGTGGAGAGTTTCGTTCGCGAAGCCCAGGAACGCATCAACGGGACGGTCAAGCTGCCGCCCGGCTACTCCATCGATTTCGGTGGTCAGTTCAAAAATCTCCAGGAAGCGCGCGCCCGGCTGGCCATCATCGTGCCGGTCGCGCTGGGCGTGATCTTCCTCCTGATCTTCTTCGCCTTTGGCAGCCTTCGCCAATCGCTGATCGTCTACACGGGTATACCTCTCGCCGTGACCGGAGGAGTCTTCGCGTTATGGCTGCGCGGACTGCCGTTCTCCATTTCCGCCGGCATTGGCTTCATCGCGCTGTCCGGGGTCGCCGTGCTCAACGGCGTGATGATGGTGAGCTACTTCAACGAGCTGCGCGAGCAGGGCCGCAACGTGCGTGACGCGGTCCTCGAAGGCGCGCTCACCCGCTTGCGCCCCGTGCTCATGACGGCGCTCGTGGCGAGCCTGGGTTTCCTGCCGATGGCAATCGCCACCGGACCCGGGGCCGAGGTGCAGCGTCCGCTCGCGACCGTCGTGATCGGCGGGATCATCAGCGCGACGTTTCTTACGCTCCTGCTGCTGCCGGCGCTTTACGAGCGATTCGAGCGCGACCGGACGGACAGCGCACCGCCGCCGGCTTCAAAGTCCTCCGGAGGACATGTATGA
- a CDS encoding P-II family nitrogen regulator — MKTIISFIRPSKEEAVRDALHNVPDLTGASFSDVRGFGRGGRHGHSPDEEAEALLGTARKVRVEVMVPDDRVEALTRAIAAAAQTGNRGDGKVYVMPLESAVRVSSGETGNAAV; from the coding sequence ATGAAGACGATAATCTCCTTCATTCGTCCCTCCAAGGAAGAGGCCGTTCGCGATGCCTTGCACAACGTGCCCGATTTGACCGGCGCATCGTTTAGCGACGTGCGTGGATTCGGCCGTGGGGGACGCCACGGCCATTCCCCCGACGAGGAAGCAGAAGCCCTGCTCGGGACTGCGCGCAAGGTGCGTGTCGAGGTAATGGTGCCTGACGATCGCGTTGAGGCGTTGACGAGGGCTATCGCCGCCGCGGCACAGACTGGTAACCGTGGCGACGGCAAGGTGTATGTCATGCCGCTCGAATCCGCCGTGCGAGTGAGCAGCGGCGAAACCGGGAATGCAGCCGTGTAG
- a CDS encoding TolC family protein: MKSSHSIPLVGYLLCCFAATAAPDSRPPVPNRFDLNTAIAFALENNFAIRRARERIREQEGIVTTVTAAALPNVSAAGSYQHSGVQSVATGSSGVPLFIAKGPSWRMSLTASQTVFAGGGVRASIRGAEMEREAATLDLQAVVNEALLDVRTRFYDVLLAREQIKVQEQNLELLQSQLSYATQRAQAGTISAFERLRAEVAVANAKPPLIRSRNNLRIAIEELRQAIGFRAEKLGTGGEVPEFMGTLSFEPVSFELAAAMAAAQADRPDLRRLEKLAAAQREGITVARSRYYPSLALGAGGDLRKGPTTSFGDSIKGLRGFAQSRLEVNPRATSGAIMQAGSQAEQAGLTESEARLAAEVEVRRAFFAIERASELVGAMQKTVGQAEEAVRLATMRFEAGVATQLDVLVAQLELTTARTSQLQAFHGHNVAVAQLRKAIGVSEVDYANAAAPAQTTRAP; encoded by the coding sequence ATGAAATCTTCGCACTCAATACCGCTCGTAGGCTACCTGCTTTGCTGTTTCGCTGCGACCGCGGCACCCGATTCTAGACCGCCCGTTCCTAATCGGTTCGATTTGAACACGGCGATTGCGTTCGCACTCGAAAACAACTTCGCCATCCGGCGGGCGCGAGAGAGAATCCGTGAGCAGGAAGGCATCGTGACCACAGTGACTGCGGCGGCGCTGCCGAACGTCTCCGCCGCAGGCAGCTACCAGCACAGTGGTGTGCAGAGCGTTGCAACGGGGTCCTCGGGCGTGCCGCTTTTCATCGCTAAAGGCCCCTCCTGGCGGATGTCATTGACGGCAAGCCAGACGGTGTTTGCGGGTGGCGGCGTCCGCGCCTCGATCCGCGGAGCCGAAATGGAGCGCGAAGCGGCGACTCTCGATCTTCAGGCCGTGGTCAACGAGGCACTGCTGGACGTCCGCACCCGCTTTTACGATGTCCTCCTCGCCCGCGAGCAGATCAAGGTGCAGGAGCAGAATCTTGAGTTGCTCCAAAGCCAATTGAGTTATGCAACGCAGCGCGCGCAAGCGGGAACGATTTCGGCTTTCGAACGGCTCCGCGCGGAAGTCGCGGTCGCCAATGCGAAGCCGCCTCTGATCCGTTCGCGGAACAATCTGCGGATCGCGATCGAGGAATTGCGCCAGGCGATCGGCTTCAGGGCGGAAAAGTTGGGGACAGGAGGCGAGGTGCCCGAATTTATGGGAACGCTTTCCTTCGAGCCGGTGAGCTTCGAACTAGCCGCCGCCATGGCCGCCGCCCAAGCGGACCGGCCTGATTTGCGGCGACTGGAAAAACTCGCTGCAGCGCAGCGGGAAGGGATCACGGTCGCGCGTTCCCGCTACTATCCGAGCCTTGCGCTGGGCGCCGGCGGCGACTTGCGGAAGGGACCGACGACCAGTTTTGGGGATTCGATCAAGGGCCTGCGAGGGTTCGCCCAGTCTCGCTTGGAAGTGAATCCGCGTGCGACGTCTGGTGCCATCATGCAGGCCGGCTCCCAAGCGGAACAGGCGGGTTTGACAGAGAGCGAAGCGAGGCTCGCCGCCGAGGTCGAAGTGCGGCGGGCATTTTTCGCCATCGAGCGGGCGTCGGAGCTTGTCGGGGCGATGCAGAAGACCGTCGGGCAGGCTGAGGAAGCCGTGCGGCTGGCGACCATGCGTTTCGAGGCAGGTGTCGCAACCCAGCTCGATGTGCTGGTCGCGCAATTGGAGCTCACCACCGCGCGCACGAGCCAGCTCCAGGCATTCCACGGTCACAACGTCGCAGTCGCACAATTGCGGAAGGCAATCGGCGTCTCGGAAGTCGACTATGCCAACGCCGCTGCGCCCGCCCAAACCACCCGCGCTCCTTGA
- the rpe gene encoding ribulose-phosphate 3-epimerase, with protein sequence MLERLVAPSLLAADFSRLREEVQRVEQSGADWLHLDIMDGHFVPNISFGPAVVKAVRAHTRLPFDVQLMIGNPAEYIGAFVQAGADRITVHVETDGGSDRVRQLLREIRERGCKAGLALNPETPLEQVEPFLAEIDLLLVMTVHPGFGGQSFIPETVEKMEAAYVRRAACGLRFRIEIDGGITPETAAAGLLAGADVLVAGTWLFQSRDMAVAIRELRDLAGREAATVKG encoded by the coding sequence ATGCTCGAACGCCTCGTCGCCCCGTCGCTGCTCGCCGCGGACTTTTCGCGGCTGCGGGAAGAGGTGCAGCGCGTCGAGCAGAGCGGCGCCGACTGGCTGCATCTCGACATCATGGACGGCCATTTTGTCCCGAACATTTCGTTCGGTCCCGCGGTGGTAAAAGCAGTCCGTGCGCACACGCGTCTGCCCTTCGATGTTCAACTGATGATCGGGAATCCCGCGGAGTATATTGGTGCATTCGTGCAAGCGGGGGCAGACCGTATCACGGTCCATGTCGAAACCGACGGCGGTTCGGACCGGGTGCGCCAGCTGCTGCGCGAGATCAGAGAGCGCGGCTGCAAAGCCGGACTCGCGCTCAACCCCGAAACGCCTTTGGAGCAGGTCGAGCCGTTTCTCGCCGAGATCGATCTACTCCTGGTCATGACGGTGCATCCCGGTTTTGGCGGACAGTCCTTCATTCCCGAGACCGTCGAGAAGATGGAAGCCGCCTATGTCCGTCGGGCGGCGTGTGGTCTCCGGTTTCGCATCGAGATCGATGGTGGCATAACACCCGAAACCGCCGCGGCCGGGTTGCTGGCCGGGGCCGACGTGCTGGTTGCCGGCACCTGGCTGTTCCAGTCGCGGGACATGGCCGTCGCGATTCGTGAGCTGCGCGATCTCGCCGGTCGAGAGGCAGCGACGGTGAAAGGATGA
- a CDS encoding heavy metal translocating P-type ATPase yields the protein MSHSHNSSHDDAPYSGEAAPDRHESDCEGCGHGEGHDHEGNRAESISLIVSGALVGAGLVLHWTKISSPSFTAGLSLVAMAAGGWFLLPKAWRAVQRLRPDINLLVVVAAIGASIIGEWLEAATVVFLFGVAEWLEGWADRRARRAVEALLEIAPKNATVRRDEKFVEVPVEEVQVGEVFAVKSGMSIPLDGEVMSGESAVNQAPITGESVPVDKKPGDTVFAGTINGEGSLEVRVTKPAGDTTLARIIRLVQEAQEQKAPTQRFVDIFARYYTPIVTLGALLIFLVPPLLFNGDWSQWLYRACVLLIIACPCALVISTPVSIVAGLTALARRGVLVKGGAHLESIARLRALAVDKTGTITEGRPTVQEVETVGENSEEEILRIAAAIDAHSAHPLAKAVVEHAQLRGIAFPRAQDYQNRSGRGAQGFIDGHAYFVGNHRFTHELGVCSDDIERRLAAIESRGQSVVVVGHRPHDDCAGSVLGILAVGDTVRENAAEAIRSLHEAGVRKVVMLSGDNQRTAAFISQQVGIDEARGDLLPEEKVAAVKSLRAQHEIVGMVGDGVNDAPAMATATVGIAMGVAGTDAAIETADIALMKDDLAKIAETVRLGRRTLAIIRFNIAFSLGLKLVFLALTLAGFASLWLAILADTGATLLVVANALRLLKVPPERVTTE from the coding sequence ATGAGCCACAGTCACAACTCTTCCCACGACGACGCCCCTTACTCCGGCGAGGCTGCACCGGATCGACACGAGTCGGACTGCGAAGGATGCGGGCACGGTGAGGGACACGATCACGAGGGAAATCGCGCCGAGTCGATCAGCTTGATTGTTTCCGGTGCGCTTGTCGGCGCGGGATTGGTTCTCCACTGGACCAAGATCTCGTCGCCCTCGTTCACGGCGGGCCTGTCGCTCGTCGCAATGGCTGCCGGCGGGTGGTTTCTGCTGCCCAAGGCTTGGCGCGCGGTCCAACGGCTGCGGCCGGACATCAACCTGCTCGTCGTGGTTGCAGCGATCGGTGCGTCGATCATCGGCGAGTGGCTCGAGGCCGCGACTGTTGTGTTTCTCTTCGGTGTCGCTGAATGGCTCGAAGGCTGGGCGGATCGCCGCGCTCGCCGCGCAGTCGAAGCGCTGCTAGAAATCGCACCGAAGAACGCCACCGTGCGCCGCGACGAGAAATTCGTCGAGGTGCCGGTCGAAGAGGTGCAGGTGGGAGAAGTCTTCGCGGTGAAATCGGGGATGAGCATTCCGCTCGATGGTGAAGTGATGTCCGGGGAATCGGCGGTGAACCAAGCTCCGATCACTGGGGAATCGGTGCCGGTGGACAAGAAGCCCGGCGACACCGTCTTCGCCGGCACAATCAACGGCGAAGGTTCACTTGAAGTTCGCGTCACTAAACCGGCCGGCGACACTACCCTCGCGCGGATCATTCGGCTCGTGCAGGAAGCGCAGGAGCAAAAGGCGCCGACGCAGCGTTTCGTGGATATTTTCGCGCGCTACTACACGCCGATTGTCACGCTCGGCGCGCTGCTGATTTTCCTGGTTCCGCCGCTGCTCTTCAATGGCGACTGGTCGCAATGGCTTTATCGCGCTTGCGTGCTCCTCATCATCGCCTGCCCATGCGCGCTCGTGATTTCCACACCGGTGAGCATCGTTGCCGGGCTGACGGCGCTCGCGCGACGCGGCGTGCTCGTGAAAGGCGGTGCGCATTTGGAATCGATCGCTCGCCTGCGCGCCCTCGCTGTCGACAAGACGGGCACGATCACGGAAGGTCGGCCGACGGTTCAGGAGGTGGAGACAGTTGGCGAGAATTCGGAAGAGGAAATATTGCGCATCGCGGCAGCGATCGACGCTCACTCCGCGCACCCACTGGCAAAGGCGGTGGTCGAGCATGCTCAACTGCGCGGGATCGCGTTTCCGCGCGCGCAGGACTACCAGAACCGCAGCGGACGCGGCGCCCAGGGGTTCATCGACGGCCACGCCTATTTTGTCGGCAATCACCGGTTCACCCACGAGCTGGGCGTTTGCTCGGACGACATCGAACGCCGGCTCGCTGCGATTGAAAGCCGCGGCCAATCCGTCGTCGTGGTCGGACACCGGCCGCATGATGACTGCGCTGGCAGCGTGCTAGGCATCCTCGCGGTCGGCGACACGGTGCGGGAAAATGCTGCGGAGGCGATCCGCTCCCTGCACGAAGCGGGTGTGCGAAAGGTCGTGATGTTGAGCGGCGACAATCAGCGCACGGCGGCTTTTATCTCCCAGCAGGTCGGAATCGACGAAGCCCGCGGCGACCTCCTGCCGGAGGAAAAAGTGGCGGCGGTGAAATCGCTCCGTGCCCAGCACGAGATCGTCGGCATGGTCGGCGACGGGGTGAACGACGCACCCGCGATGGCGACGGCAACGGTCGGCATCGCGATGGGCGTGGCGGGCACCGACGCCGCGATCGAGACCGCCGACATTGCGTTGATGAAAGACGACCTCGCGAAGATCGCCGAAACGGTCCGCCTCGGGCGGCGCACGCTGGCGATTATCCGCTTCAACATCGCGTTTTCTCTCGGACTCAAGCTCGTGTTCCTCGCGCTCACGCTCGCTGGGTTCGCGAGCCTGTGGCTGGCGATTCTCGCAGATACTGGCGCGACGTTGCTCGTCGTAGCGAATGCGCTGCGCCTGCTGAAGGTGCCGCCCGAGCGCGTCACTACGGAGTGA